Proteins encoded by one window of Puntigrus tetrazona isolate hp1 chromosome 25, ASM1883169v1, whole genome shotgun sequence:
- the roraa gene encoding nuclear receptor ROR-alpha A isoform X2 has product MMYFVISAMKAQIEIIPCKICGDKSSGIHYGVITCEGCKGFFRRSQQSNAAYSCPRQKNCLIDRTSRNRCQHCRLQKCLAVGMSRDAVKFGRMSKKQRDSLYAEVQKHRLQQQQRDHQQQPGEAEPLTPTYGLSTNGLTELHDDLSGYMNGHTPDGTKPDSGVSSFYLDIQPSPDQSGLDINGIKPEPICDFTPGSGFFPYCSFTNGETSPTVSMAELEHLAQNISKSHMETCQYLREELQQMTWQAFLQEEVESYQSKPREVMWQLCAIKITEAIQYVVEFAKRIDGFMELCQNDQIVLLKAGSLEVVFVRMCRAFDPQNNTVYFDGKYAGPDVFKSLGCDDLISSVFEFGKNLCSMHLSEDEIALFSAFVLMSADRSWLQEKVKVEKLQQKIQLALQHVLQKNHREDGILTKLICKVSTLRALCSRHTEKLTAFKAIYPDIVRAHFPPLYKELFGSDFEQSMPVDG; this is encoded by the exons CTCAAATCGAAATAATTCCCTGCAAGATCTGTGGAGACAAATCATCAGGCATCCATTATGGCGTGATAACGTGTGAGGGCTGCAAG GGTTTCTTCAGGAGGAGTCAGCAGAGCAATGCGGCGTACTCATGCCCGCGTCAGAAGAACTGCCTGATTGACCGCACCAGCCGGAACCGCTGCCAGCACTGCAGGCTGCAGAAGTGTCTGGCCGTGGGCATGTCACGTGACG CGGTGAAGTTTGGCCGGATGTCAAAGAAACAGCGGGACAGCCTCTATGCGGAAGTGCAGAAACACCGGCTCCAGCAGCAACAGCGGGACCACCAGCAGCAGCCCGGTGAGGCCGAACCCCTCACTCCAACCTACGGCCTCTCCACCAATGGCCTGACCGAGCTCCACGATGACCTGAGCGGCTACATGAACGGCCACACACCCGACGGCACCAAGCCCGACTCGGGCGTCAGCAGCTTCTACCTTGACATCCAACCCTCACCCGACCAGTCCGGCCTGGACATCAACGGCATCAAGCCAGAGCCCATCTGCGACTTCACCCCAGGCTCGGGCTTCTTCCCCTACTGTTCCTTCACCAATGGGGAGACATCCCCCACTGTTTCCATGGCTGAGTTGG AACATCTGGCCCAGAACATTTCCAAGTCCCACATGGAGACGTGTCAGTACCTGAGAGAAGAACTTCAGCAGATGACCTGGCAGGCGTTCCTTCAGGAGGAGGTGGAGAGCTACCAGAGCAAG CCCAGGGAAGTCATGTGGCAGTTGTGTGCCATTAAAATCACAGAGGCCATTCAGTATGTGGTGGAGTTTGCCAAGCGCATCGACGGCTTCATGGAGCTCTGTCAGAATGATCAGATAGTGCTTCTCAAAGCAG GCTCTTTGGAGGTGGTGTTCGTCAGAATGTGCCGTGCCTTTGACCCTCAGAACAACACAGTCTATTTCGACGGAAAGTATGCTGGGCCTGATGTCTTTAAGTCATTAG GTTGCGACGACTTGATCAGCTCTGTCTTCGAGTTTGGGAAAAACTTGTGTTCTATGCACCTCTCTGAAGACGAGATCGCCCTGTTCTCCGCCTTCGTGTTGATGTCTGCAG ATCGATCCTGGCTCCAGGAGAAGGTGAAGGTGGAGAAGCTCCAGCAGAAGATCCAGCTGGCCCTCCAACATGTTCTACAGAAGAACCACAGAGAGGACGGCATACTGACGAAG TTGATATGCAAAGTCTCCACGCTGCGAGCCCTGTGCAGCCGGCATACGGAAAAGCTGACAGCGTTCAAAGCAATATACCCAGACATTGTCCGTGCCCACTTCCCCCCCTTGTACAAGGAGTTGTTCGGATCAGACTTTGAGCAGTCCATGCCCGTTGACGGGTAG